A genomic segment from Myxocyprinus asiaticus isolate MX2 ecotype Aquarium Trade chromosome 36, UBuf_Myxa_2, whole genome shotgun sequence encodes:
- the LOC127427322 gene encoding dynein axonemal intermediate chain 2-like, with translation MEIVYVYTKKRSEFGRQCNFSDRPAELHVDILPDSSLAANFIVRDPCDVAIQCTQEMSEHEVNTERFESESRGINHVEGGWPKDLNPEDMEATIRYRKKVEKDEHYQNTVMQIASLMEHCIKQNNAIDIYQEYFEDEEVVEETEEQPSAKTINVFRDPNEVKRTATSLSWHPDGNHKLAVAYSSLEFQRAPKDMSFDSYIWDIENPNKPEMTLKPVSPLVCLEYNPKDSHILVGGSYNGQIAYWDTRKGSQPVEMSTMEHSHRDPVYKVIWLQSKTGTDTFSASTDGQILWWDIRKMSEPTESLVLDPSKKGNLDNALGASSLEFETTMPTKFMVGTEQGLVISCNRKAKTPAEKIVCTYSGHLGPIYALQRNPFFPKNFLTVADWTARIWSEDIKESSIMWTKYHMAHLLDGCWSPVRPSVFFTVKMDGTLDVWDILFNQNNPTLSLKVCDEALYSIQVQDNGSFLGCGSQLGTVTMLEISPGLCTLQRNEKALVSEMFERETKREKILEARHREMRLKERSRSEQSREDEGKEGDREESVEELVARAEREFFEIIEVEKKNEMNKEKDQEREKGVCEQKDFQEEHENNGVTSFTKREITL, from the exons ATGGAGATTGTGTACGTGTATACAAAGAAGCGCAGTGAGTTTGGCCGTCAGTGTAACTTCTCAGACCGGCCGGCTGAGCTGCATGTGGACATCCTGCCTGACTCTTCATTGGCTGCCAACTTCATAGTGAGAGATCCATGTGATGTAGCCATACAGTGTACCCAGGAAATGTCAGAACACGAG GTGAACACAGAACGCTTTGAATCAGAGTCACGAGGAATAAACCATGTGGAGGGAGGCTGGCCCAAAGATCTCAATCCAGAAGACATGGAAGCGACCATCCGCTACAGGAAGAAAGTGGAGAAGGACGAACATTATCAGAACACCGTTATGCAGATTGCTAGC CTAATGGAACACTGTATCAAGCAGAACAACGCCATTGACATCTACCAGGAATATTTTGAAGATGAGGAGGTAGTGGAGGAAACAGAGGAGCAGCCATCAGCTAAGACCATCAATGTCTTCAG AGACCCAAATGAAGTGAAGCGTACAGCTACCAGTTTGTCCTGGCACCCAGATGGCAATCATAAACTTGCCGTTGCCTACTCTTCCCTGGAGTTTCAGAGAGCACCCAAAGACATGAGCTTCGACTCCTACATATGGGACATTG AAAACCCCAATAAACCTGAGATGACTCTGAAACCAGTGTCTCCACTTGTTTGTCTGGAGTACAACCCCAAAGATTCTCACATTCTCGTTGGGGGAAGCTACAACGGTCAAATTG CTTATTGGGACACACGGAAAGGCAGCCAGCCAGTAGAGATGTCCACCATGGAGCACAGCCATAGAGATCCTGTCTACAAAGTCATTTGGCTTCAGTCGAAGACAGGCACTGACACCTTCTCAGCTTCTACAGATGGTCAG ATACTGTGGTGGGACATTCGTAAGATGAGTGAACCTACCGAGAGTCTTGTGCTGGATCCTAGTAAGAAAGGAAACCTTGACAATGCCCTTGGAGCAAGCTCACTGGAGTTTGAGACGACTATG CCCACTAAGTTCATGGTGGGCACAGAGCAGGGGCTTGTGATTTCTTGCAATCGTAAGGCAAAAACCCCAGCTGAGAAGATTGTCTGCACATACAGTGGACACCTTGGCCCTATTTACGCCCTCCAAAGGAACCCATTCTTTCCTAAGAACTTCTTGACTGTGGCTGACTGGACTGCTCGTATCTGGTCAGAGGACATCAAAGAGTCTTCCATCATGTGGACCAA GTATCACATGGCCCATCTGTTAGATGGCTGTTGGAGTCCAGTCAGACCCTCAGTCTTCTTCACGGTGAAGATGGATGGAACCCTGGATGTGTGGGACATCCTGTTTAACCAGAATAACCCCACTCTCAGCCTCAAA GTTTGTGATGAAGCTCTATACAGCATCCAGGTACAAGATAATGGCAGTTTCCTGGGATGTGGCTCTCAGCTGGGAACTGTCACAATGCTGGAGATATCACCAGGCCTGTGCACTTTGCAGAGGAATGAGAAGGCCCTGGTCTCAGag ATGTTTGAACGCGAGACCAAACGAGAGAAGATTCTGGAAGCTCGGCACAGAGAGATGCGTCTTAAGGAACGCAGTCGCTCTGAGCAGAGCAGAGAGGACGAGGGGAAAGAAGGAGACAGGGAGGAGAGTGTGGAGGAACTGGTGGCCCGAGCAGAGAGAGAGTTCTTTGAGATTATAGAAGTCGAGAAGAAGAATGAGATGAACAAGGAGAAAGACCAAGAGAGG GAGAAAGGCGTGTGTGAACAGAAAGATTTCCAAGAGGAGCATGAAAATAATGGCGTCACATCCTTTACAAAAAGAGAAATCACACTGTAG